The segment GACCGTACGGGATTCGACACCGGCGCCTTCGCGAGCGCGGGCCTTTTCGTCGCGGGCAACGCGGTGCTCCGGGCGGCCAACGCCGTGCGCGACCGCATCCTGGAATTCGCCGCCGCCCACACGGGCGTCCATGTCGTGATGTGCTCGTTGGGCGACGAGGAGGTCGTCTGCGGCGACCAGCGCGTTTCGCTGGCCGAACTCGTCGCGTTGGCCCGGGCGCGCGGAATCCGGTTCACCGCCGCCCGTAAGGCGTACGGCTCGCCACGGAGTGTCGTCTCCAATACGCAGGGGTTCCGGATCGCCGTCCACCGGGTGACGGGCGAGATCCGAATTCTTTACAGCGTCCAGGCGACCGACGCCGCCGTCCTCATCAACCCCGCGCAGGTCCGGGGACAGGTGGAAGGCGGTGTCGCCCAGGGCATCGGATTCACGCTGACCGAGAACTATCACGTCGACGCGAACGGCGTCATGACCAACCCGAACCTCCGCAACTACCGCATCCCCACCTACGCCGACATCCCCCGCACCGACCTGCTGCTGGTGAATTCGTCGGATTCCCTCGGGCCCATGCGGTCCAAGGGCATGGCGGAATGCTGCATCAACCCGGTGGCCCCCGCGCTGGCGAACGCGCTCCACGACGCCACGGGCCTGCGCTACCGCGCGCTGCCCCTGACTCCGGAACGGATCTACCTCCGGCTCAACGAAAGCCAGTCGGTGCGGACGGCCTGACCTGAGCCTGCGGCGCAGTGCGAGGATGGAGTGATTCACCTCGTCACGAGCGGATGTGGGGTACGGATCGTGCTGGACGACCAGTCGGCGGAAACCTTGGGACAGGAGTCCGCGGCCCCGCCCGCGGAACCCGCCGCGCGAGAGGGCTCGGGGGCCCGGCGGCGGTGGATCGGGGGGCTCGTCGTCCTCACCGTGCTGGGGTTGCTGTTCGTTCTGCCGTGGTGGGTGCTGCTGGCATCCGGCACGGGGTGGCCGTCGCCGGTCGTGGTGAGCGGGAGTGTCCTGTTCGGGGCCGCGCTGGTCGCGTTCCCGGTGGTGATGGCCCTGGGCCACGGCCGCCGGCAGCTCGACTGGGCGGCCCGTACGGCCGACACCGTCCTCGGCGTGATCTGGGTGCTCTTCGCCTGGTCGGTCATCGGCGGGGTGCTGCGGCTCGCCCTGTCCGCCGCCGGGGCCGGGGGCCGGGGAACGGCCAGGGGCGTGGCCGTCGGGGTGGCGGTCATCGCCGTGGTGCTGCTGGTGTGGGGCTACGGCGAGGCCATGCGGCTCCCCCGGGTCCGGCGGGTCGAGGTCACGCTTCCCCGGCTGGGCCCCGGGCTGGACGGGACCCGGGTGGTCGTCCTGGCCGACACCCACTACGGGCCCATCGACCGGGCCCGGTGGTCGGCGCGGGTCGCGGAGGCCGTGAACGCCCTGGACCCCGACATCGTCTGCCACGCGGGCGACATCGCCGACGGCACGATCGACAGGCGCAGGGAGCAGGTCGCGCCCCTGGGCACCGTCCGGGCCCGCCTGGCCAGGGCGTACGTCACCGGCAACCACGAGTACTTCGGGGAGGCCCAGGGCTGGCTCGACCACATGGCCAGCCTCGGCTGGGAGTCGCTGCACAACCGCCACCTCGTCGTCGAACGCGGAGGCGACCGGCTCGTCCTCGCGGGCGTGGACGACCGCACCGCCGCCTCCTCCGGGCTGGCCGGGCACCGCGCCGACGTCCACGCCGCCCTCGCGGGCGCCACCCCCGACCTGCCGGTCCTCCTGGTGGCCCACCAGCCCAAGCAGGTGGCCCAGGCGGTGACCGCCGGAGTCGACCTCCAGGTCTCGGGCCACACCCACGGCGGCCAGATCTGGCCGTTCAACTACCTGGTGCGCCTCGACCAGCCCGTGGTGCAGGGCCTCAGCCGCCACAGCGACCGGACCCAGCTCTACACCAGCCGGGGCGCGGGCTACTGGGGACCGCCGTTCCGGATCTTCGCACCGAGCGAGATCAGTCTCCTCATCCTGCGGTCGCCCGTGACGCCGCCCGTGTGACCTGCGGCGGTCATGCACAATTGGCCCGAGCCCGCCGTTGTCCGTGGCCTTGAGGAGTCCGGTCCGTGCCCGTACCCACCCCCGTACCGCTTCTGCGATTGAACGGCGTCAGCCGCACCTACGGCAGCCGCAAGGTTCTGCACCCGCTCGACCTCTCGCTGAAGGCGGGGGAGTGCGCCGCGCTGCTCGGCCACAACGGGTCGGGCAAGTCCACACTCCTGCGGATAGCCGCTGGCCGGGACACCCCGACCACGGGCACCGTCACCTTCGACGGCCTGCCGATGAACGAGAACGATCCCCGGGTCCGCGCCCGGGTGGCCGTCGTAGGGGACACCACGGCCTGCTACCCCGACCTGACCGTGCGCGAGCACCTCCAGCTCGTGGCGGTCGCGCACGGGGTCGAGGGTGCGGAGGAATGGATCGACCACGTGCTCGCCGAGCGGCTGCTCAGCGCGCATTCCGACGCCCTGCCC is part of the Streptomyces sp. NBC_01262 genome and harbors:
- a CDS encoding metallophosphoesterase yields the protein MDDQSAETLGQESAAPPAEPAAREGSGARRRWIGGLVVLTVLGLLFVLPWWVLLASGTGWPSPVVVSGSVLFGAALVAFPVVMALGHGRRQLDWAARTADTVLGVIWVLFAWSVIGGVLRLALSAAGAGGRGTARGVAVGVAVIAVVLLVWGYGEAMRLPRVRRVEVTLPRLGPGLDGTRVVVLADTHYGPIDRARWSARVAEAVNALDPDIVCHAGDIADGTIDRRREQVAPLGTVRARLARAYVTGNHEYFGEAQGWLDHMASLGWESLHNRHLVVERGGDRLVLAGVDDRTAASSGLAGHRADVHAALAGATPDLPVLLVAHQPKQVAQAVTAGVDLQVSGHTHGGQIWPFNYLVRLDQPVVQGLSRHSDRTQLYTSRGAGYWGPPFRIFAPSEISLLILRSPVTPPV
- a CDS encoding ABC transporter ATP-binding protein, which codes for MPVPTPVPLLRLNGVSRTYGSRKVLHPLDLSLKAGECAALLGHNGSGKSTLLRIAAGRDTPTTGTVTFDGLPMNENDPRVRARVAVVGDTTACYPDLTVREHLQLVAVAHGVEGAEEWIDHVLAERLLSAHSDALPSALSSGQLQSLLLASALVRPRDLLLLDEPEQRLDPGARRRLAEVIGAETAEGVGVLLVTHDAELARAAADRVLVLREGEIVADGTPEDVLADGYDIGGEAG